The genomic segment TATATTGACAACAGTCAATCTAAAAGAGATATAAGTGAAAAATTAAAAAATCTTTCACATAATTTAAATGAATTAATCAAAAATAGCAATAATCAAAACTTTAGAATGATTGAGATGTTAAGTATTATGAATCATAAAGATAAAGTAGATCAAGATAAAAATTTTGAAGCATATGTACAAGTTTTAAATATCCAAAAGAATTTTTATGCTGTTTATACAGGTTATGAAGATGGAAGTTTCTATGAGCTTATAAATTTAAATATTAATAAAAAATTGAAAGAAGTATATAAAGCAAGTGAACTTGATAGATGGGTTTTAATTAAAATAGATGGGAATAGTATAAATAAAAAAGAGATAACACTTTATGATGAAAATTTAAATCAAACTGCAAAAAGAGTTGAAGAAAATAGTTATAATCCTACAAAAAGACCATGGTATGAGATGGCAATATCTAGTGGAAATAGGGCTATAAAAACAGCTCCATATAAATTTTCACATATTGACTCTTTTGGACTTACTTTTTCAAAAGAGTTAAATGGTAGCAAAAATGTTGTATCTGTTGATTTTTTGATTGAAGATTTCAAAAATACATTTAAAGATAATATAAATCAAGATACTATGGATATGTTTTTATTTAAAAAAGGTGGAACTATAATTTCTTCTATTACAAAAGATGAGGATTTATTAGCTAAATTTTTTGAGGAAAATAAAGATTTAGAGAAATTTGAAAATGCAAATATTGTAAATGTAAAAGATACAAAATATATTGTACAAATTGAAAAACTGAAGAATTCAGAAAATGATGATTATATTATTCTTTTTGCAGATTATAAAAAGACTGTTGCGCCTTATTTTTCTCAAACGTTTAATTTAATATTGAGTTTATTTATTGTTTGTCTTATTATGATACCTTTGATAATATATTTTTCAAAAATTATTGTAGCTCCTATTTTTAAACTTGTTCAAGAGAGTAAAAAAATAAAAAATAGAAAATATGATTCTATTTCAAAAGTGGATAGCTCTATTTTAGAAGTTTCAATTTTATCAAATTCATTTTTGGATATGTCAAAATCTATTTATGAGTATCAACAATCATTAGAAGAAAAAGTAGAACAAAGAACAAAAGAGTTAAATATTAAAAATGAAGAGCTTTTTAAGCTATCAATTACAGATAAATTAACAGGACTTTACAACAGAGTTAAACTAGACAATGTATTACAAGAGAATATGAGCCTATCTTTGAGATATGGGAATGTTTTTTCTGTGATTATTATAGATATAGATTTCTTTAAAAAGATAAATGATAATTTTGGACATCAAGTTGGAGATGATGTTTTAAAAGAGTGTTCAAATATTTTAAGTCAAAATATAAGAAATGTCGATACTTTAGGAAGATGGGGTGGGGAGGAGTTTTTAGTAGTTTGTCCAGAAACTTTAAAAGATGGTGCAAAAGATTTAGCAATAAAACTAAATAAGGCAATTAAGCTTCATAAATTTAGTACTTATCCAAATAGTGTAACTATTAGTGTGGGTGTTGCTTCATGTAGTTTAAAGGACTTAAACTATGATGATATAATCTCAAATGCAGACAAAGCTTTATATGAAGCTAAAAATAATGGAAGAGATAGAGTTGAAGTTTTTTAAATATGATTTAAAGTTTAAGTTTAAATATCTATAATTTCACCTATGAATATTGAAAAACTAAAAAACAAAAAAAATGAGTGCAGAACTTGGAAAAATGTAGAGCCTTGGTATAGGGAACTTCAAAATGCACAAAAAATAGAAAAAACAGATTTAAAAGTTGATTTTGGAGATTGGTTTACTATTGGTTCTCGAGATGATTTAAGCAATGAAGATTATGAAACTATCGTTAAAACAGCAAAAGCTTTGATACCTTGGAGAAAAGGACCTTTTAAGATTTTTGACCTTGAAATTGATAGTGAGTGGCAAAGTAATCTAAAATATAATCTAATAAGACCACACTTTAATCTAAAAGATAAAATTGTTGCAGATATTGGCTGTAACAATGGATACTATATGTTTAGAATGCTTGAAGATAAACCAAAAAGATTGGTAGGTTTTGATCCATCACCTCTAACTTTACATCAGTTTGAGTTTGTAAATTCTTTTGTAAAGTCTGATATTGTTTATGAGATGTTAGGTGTTGAGCATTTGGAATTTTATAATCATAAGTTTGATTTTATTTTTATGTTGGGAGTTTTATATCATAGAGCTGATCCAGTTGGAACTTTAAAGGCATTAAATAAAGGATTAAATAGTAAAGGTGAAATTATAATAGATACATTTATGATAGATGGAGATGATGAAATGTGTTTAACTCCAAATCAAAGATACTCTAAAATTCCAAATATCTATTTTATTCCTACAATTCCTGCTTTAAAAAATTGGTTAATAAGAGCTGGATTTGAAAATATTGAAGTATTATCAACAGTTGTTACAACAAAAGATGAACAAAGAGCTACTCCTTGGAGTTTTGATGAGAGTTTAGAAGATTTTTTAGATCCAAATGATAGTAGTAAAACAGTTGAAGGTTATCCTGCTCCAAAAAGAGTATATATAAAAGCTAAAAAAGTTTTATAAAATTAAAAAATATAATTAAAAAAGCTTGAAATTATCAATACTATTTATTTTTGAAAATTTCAAGAACTCTCCTCTTCCTTTATTTTTTGCTTCAACTAGTGCAATATCAGCATTTTTTATAGCATCGTCAAGTGACATATTTGAGTTTAAGACAAATTTTTCAAAACCAATACTAACTGTTTTTTGTAGAGTTTGTCTAGTTCCTTCATCTACAATTACTCTAGCTTTTGAGAAATCACTAATAATTTTTTTTGCAACTTCACAAGCTTGATTTTCATCATCATTACTTAAAATAGATACTAAAAAAGTATCTGTCTCAAGTCTTCCTACAATATCAAACTCATTTATATTTGAGTGAATAACTCTTGCTAATTCTATTAAAACTTTATCTGCAATTTCATAATTAAACTCATCAACTACGGCTTTAAATCTATCTATTCCTATCATAAGTAAAAAAATCTCATTTTGTTTGTTATTTGACAACTTAAGGTATGAAGATAGATTTTCAATAAAATAGTGACTTGAGAATACATTTGTAACAGAATCAAGAGAAGAAGAGTCAATAAAGTTTTTCTTTAAAATAGCATTTTGAACAATTGTTGAAATAATAAAAAATGTTGCTTCAATTGAGTTATATTTATTTTCTAAAAATAAAGAGTGTTCTTCTGATGATGCACAAAAAGATATAGTTGCATTTAAATTTGTATGTGTGTTTATTATAAAAAATTGTGATAAATCATCATCTAAATAAAATTTATCACCTTTTGCTAAAATATCAGTTTTATTATTTTTGTTTATATCAAATAATGAAAATACCATATTTTTTATAGCAAACTCTTCTTCTAGCCATAAAAAAATATCACTTGCAAGTTGGTTTAAATTTGAAGAGTATTGAAGCTGTTCATATAGCTTAAAAATACTATCCAATGTTTCAAATACTACCTTGTCAAATGCAGATTGTTTAATTAACTCTATAATACTATTTCTCATAAATCTTACCTAAAAAAGTTCAATCTTAGCTGTTTCATCTTCACTAAATACAAACGCAATACCTCTACTTTTATTTTTAGCTTCTCTAATTGCAATATCTGACTTTTTTATTATTGTATCTAAATCTTCTCCATCTTTTGGGTAAAATGAGATTCCAACACAG from the Aliarcobacter cryaerophilus ATCC 43158 genome contains:
- a CDS encoding GGDEF domain-containing protein, whose translation is MRNSIIELIKQSAFDKVVFETLDSIFKLYEQLQYSSNLNQLASDIFLWLEEEFAIKNMVFSLFDINKNNKTDILAKGDKFYLDDDLSQFFIINTHTNLNATISFCASSEEHSLFLENKYNSIEATFFIISTIVQNAILKKNFIDSSSLDSVTNVFSSHYFIENLSSYLKLSNNKQNEIFLLMIGIDRFKAVVDEFNYEIADKVLIELARVIHSNINEFDIVGRLETDTFLVSILSNDDENQACEVAKKIISDFSKARVIVDEGTRQTLQKTVSIGFEKFVLNSNMSLDDAIKNADIALVEAKNKGRGEFLKFSKINSIDNFKLF
- the cmoB gene encoding tRNA 5-methoxyuridine(34)/uridine 5-oxyacetic acid(34) synthase CmoB, giving the protein MNIEKLKNKKNECRTWKNVEPWYRELQNAQKIEKTDLKVDFGDWFTIGSRDDLSNEDYETIVKTAKALIPWRKGPFKIFDLEIDSEWQSNLKYNLIRPHFNLKDKIVADIGCNNGYYMFRMLEDKPKRLVGFDPSPLTLHQFEFVNSFVKSDIVYEMLGVEHLEFYNHKFDFIFMLGVLYHRADPVGTLKALNKGLNSKGEIIIDTFMIDGDDEMCLTPNQRYSKIPNIYFIPTIPALKNWLIRAGFENIEVLSTVVTTKDEQRATPWSFDESLEDFLDPNDSSKTVEGYPAPKRVYIKAKKVL
- a CDS encoding GGDEF domain-containing protein; its protein translation is MQKNNNFMKKVLNKEKSLKATVLSLFISIMILLLIIFGVQLIYIDNSQSKRDISEKLKNLSHNLNELIKNSNNQNFRMIEMLSIMNHKDKVDQDKNFEAYVQVLNIQKNFYAVYTGYEDGSFYELINLNINKKLKEVYKASELDRWVLIKIDGNSINKKEITLYDENLNQTAKRVEENSYNPTKRPWYEMAISSGNRAIKTAPYKFSHIDSFGLTFSKELNGSKNVVSVDFLIEDFKNTFKDNINQDTMDMFLFKKGGTIISSITKDEDLLAKFFEENKDLEKFENANIVNVKDTKYIVQIEKLKNSENDDYIILFADYKKTVAPYFSQTFNLILSLFIVCLIMIPLIIYFSKIIVAPIFKLVQESKKIKNRKYDSISKVDSSILEVSILSNSFLDMSKSIYEYQQSLEEKVEQRTKELNIKNEELFKLSITDKLTGLYNRVKLDNVLQENMSLSLRYGNVFSVIIIDIDFFKKINDNFGHQVGDDVLKECSNILSQNIRNVDTLGRWGGEEFLVVCPETLKDGAKDLAIKLNKAIKLHKFSTYPNSVTISVGVASCSLKDLNYDDIISNADKALYEAKNNGRDRVEVF